A section of the Triplophysa dalaica isolate WHDGS20190420 chromosome 8, ASM1584641v1, whole genome shotgun sequence genome encodes:
- the c8h2orf49 gene encoding ashwin isoform X1 has protein sequence MSSRRQENTKERTSNSGDVSNVDCLLHPELLSREFIQLVLHERKIAVDDHEDSDRLTDLYMRHVIPLPQRDLSNTRWAKRVERCRERQSSGSVNSSGIDSGRKRPLIVFDGSSTNTGSVKLKKPFTLPAPAVHDRLKPPVSSASLSNPIRKLSGSSTNNASSNSHNITPVSPPGSGHKSPAATCNHSDTASASVHSNNMTSKLKRTAPSDTADIKSPDMKKKVQHIKWP, from the exons ATGTCGTCGCGCAGGCAAGAAAACACGAAAGAGCGCACATCAAATTCTGGAGATGTTTCAAATGTCGACTGTCTGCTTCATCCTGAGCTCCTGTCACGAGAGTTTATTCAGCTTGTGTTACATGAG aGGAAGATAGCGGTGGATGATCATGAGGACAGTGACCGGCTCACAGATCTGTATATGCGGCATGTCATTCCGCTACCACAGAGAGATCTGTCAAACACACGCTGGGCTAAGAGGGTGGAGAGAtgcagagagagacagagctcCGGCAGTGTAAACAG TTCAGGCATAGACAGTGGCCGGAAGAGGCCGTTGATCGTGTTTGATGGCAGCTCTACTAATACTGGCAGTGTTAAGTTGAAGAAACCTTTTACTTTACCAGCACCTGCTGTACATGACCGCCTGAAGCCCCCAGTTTCCAGTGCCAGTCTCTCAAACCCCATCCGCAAGCTGTCTGGGTCTTCTACAAACAATGCTTCCTCAAATTCCCATAATATCACCCCAGTATCACCACCAGGGAGCGGCCACAAGAGCCCTGCAGCTACATGTAATCATTCTGACACTGCCAGCGCCTCTGTGCATTCAAACAACATGACGTCTAAGCTGAAGCGTACGGCCCCCAGTGACACTGCT GACATTAAGTCACCAGATATGAAGAAAAAGGTTCAACATATCAAATGGCCATAA
- the c8h2orf49 gene encoding ashwin isoform X2, whose protein sequence is MSSRRQENTKERTSNSGDVSNVDCLLHPELLSREFIQLVLHERKIAVDDHEDSDRLTDLYMRHVIPLPQRDLSNTRWAKRVERCRERQSSGSVNSSGIDSGRKRPLIVFDGSSTNTGSVKLKKPFTLPAPAVHDRLKPPVSSASLSNPIRKLSGSSTNNASSNSHNITPVSPPGSGHKSPAATCNHSDTASASVHSNNMTSKLKRTAPSDTAKDIKSPDMKKKVQHIKWP, encoded by the exons ATGTCGTCGCGCAGGCAAGAAAACACGAAAGAGCGCACATCAAATTCTGGAGATGTTTCAAATGTCGACTGTCTGCTTCATCCTGAGCTCCTGTCACGAGAGTTTATTCAGCTTGTGTTACATGAG aGGAAGATAGCGGTGGATGATCATGAGGACAGTGACCGGCTCACAGATCTGTATATGCGGCATGTCATTCCGCTACCACAGAGAGATCTGTCAAACACACGCTGGGCTAAGAGGGTGGAGAGAtgcagagagagacagagctcCGGCAGTGTAAACAG TTCAGGCATAGACAGTGGCCGGAAGAGGCCGTTGATCGTGTTTGATGGCAGCTCTACTAATACTGGCAGTGTTAAGTTGAAGAAACCTTTTACTTTACCAGCACCTGCTGTACATGACCGCCTGAAGCCCCCAGTTTCCAGTGCCAGTCTCTCAAACCCCATCCGCAAGCTGTCTGGGTCTTCTACAAACAATGCTTCCTCAAATTCCCATAATATCACCCCAGTATCACCACCAGGGAGCGGCCACAAGAGCCCTGCAGCTACATGTAATCATTCTGACACTGCCAGCGCCTCTGTGCATTCAAACAACATGACGTCTAAGCTGAAGCGTACGGCCCCCAGTGACACTGCT aaGGACATTAAGTCACCAGATATGAAGAAAAAGGTTCAACATATCAAATGGCCATAA
- the gpr45 gene encoding high-affinity lysophosphatidic acid receptor, whose product MFTCNGSTLDGCGLLEPIETEIQDAETALMPTTLRVALAAIMIFMITIGFLGNAIVCLIVYQKPAMRSAINLLLATLAFSDIMLSLLCMPFTAVTLATTDWSFGVGFCRVSVMLYWLFVLEGVSILLIISVDRFLIIVQRQDKLTPHRAKVLITASWALSLCVSLPSVIGWRTAGVGAQVPQCILGYSESLADRGYTVLLAVAVFFVPFSVMLYSYLCILNTVRRNALRIHNHTSEGSVAINHVNKLGLTGLQRPQVNIDMSFKTRAFTTILILFIGFSVCWLPHTVVSLLAVFSKRFYLTPAFYPISIGALWLSYLKAVFNPVIYCWRIRKFREACLEFIPKSCQLCPKIPGRSRRRIRPSNIYVCSSETQSSV is encoded by the coding sequence ATGTTTACATGTAATGGCAGCACATTGGATGGGTGTGGCCTCCTTGAACCGATTGAAACTGAGATTCAGGATGCTGAGACCGCCCTTATGCCCACCACTCTCAGGGTGGCACTGGCTGCCATCATGATCTTCATGATCACCATCGGTTTCCTCGGCAATGCCATTGTGTGTCTTATCGTGTATCAGAAACCGGCGATGCGTTCAGCAATTAATCTTCTGCTGGCAACGCTGGCCTTCTCTGACATCATGTTGTCGCTGTTGTGCATGCCGTTCACTGCCGTCACCCTGGCAACGACAGACTGGAGCTTCGGAGTGGGCTTCTGCCGTGTGTCGGTAATGCTTTACTGGCTGTTTGTTCTAGAGGGCGTGTCTATCCTGCTTATCATCAGCGTTGACCGTTTCCTCATCATCGTTCAGCGACAAGACAAGCTGACACCCCATCGAGCAAAAGTTCTCATAACCGCGTCATGGGCTCTGTCGCTTTGCGTGTCCTTGCCATCTGTGATTGGCTGGAGGACTGCTGGGGTCGGGGCGCAAGTGccgcagtgcattctgggatataGCGAATCGCTGGCGGACCGGGGTTACACGGTGCTGCTCGCAGTTGCTGTGTTTTTTGTGCCCTTCAGCGTAATGTTGTACTCATACCTGTGTATTCTAAACACAGTCCGTCGCAATGCTCTGCGCATCCACAACCATACCAGCGAAGGCAGCGTCGCCATCAACCACGTCAACAAACTGGGTTTAACAGGTCTGCAGCGCCCCCAAGTCAACATTGATATGAGTTTCAAAACCAGAGCGTTTACCACCATCCTCATTCTTTTCATCGGCTTCTCTGTGTGCTGGTTGCCACACACCGTGGTTAGCCTGCTGGCAGTGTTCAGTAAGCGGTTTTACCTCACCCCAGCTTTTTACCCCATCAGCATCGGAGCTCTGTGGCTGAGTTACCTAAAAGCCGTCTTTAACCCTGTGATATACTGCTGGAGAATCCGAAAGTTTCGGGAGGCTTGTCTAGAGTTTATACCCAAGAGCTGTCAGCTCTGTCCCAAGATTCCTGGGAGAAGTCGCAGGCGTATACGACCCAGCAACATTTACGTGTGCAGCAGTGAGACCCAATCTTCAGTGTAG
- the fhl2a gene encoding four and a half LIM domains protein 2a, whose product MTERYDCHYCKESLFGNKYVLREENPYCVKCYESLYSNTCEECKKPIGCNSRDLSYKDRHWHEECFHCFQCKRSLVDKPFSTKDEQLLCTECYSNEYSSKCHACKKTIMPGSRKMEHKGNSWHETCFTCQRCQQPIGTKSFIPKDNYNYCVPCYEKQFAMQCVHCKKPITTGGVTYHDQPWHKDCFLCTGCKQQLSGQRFTSRDDFAYCLNCFCNLYAKKCASCTTPISGLGGSKYISFEERQWHNDCFNCKKCSVSLVGRGFLTERDDILCPDCGKDI is encoded by the exons ATGACTGAGCGTTATGACTGTCACTACTGTAAAGAGTCCCTGTTTGGGAATAAGTATGTTCTTCGTGAGGAGAACCCGTACTGTGTGAAGTGCTATGAAAGTCTGTATTCCAACACTTGTGAGGAATGCAAGAAACCCATCGGCTGCAACAGCAGG GATTTGTCCTACAAAGACCGTCACTGGCATGAAGAATGTTTCCACTGCTTCCAGTGCAAGCGCTCGCTGGTGGACAAGCCCTTCTCTACCAAAGATGAGCAGCTTCTGTGTACCGAGTGCTATTCTAACGAATACTCCTCCAAATGCCATGCATGCAAGAAGACCATCATGCCTG GCTCCAGGAAGATGGAACATAAAGGAAACAGCTGGCATGAAACCTGCTTCACCTGCCAGCGTTGCCAGCAGCCGATTGGCACCAAGAGCTTTATCCCTAAAGACAACTATAACTACTGTGTGCCCTGTTATGAAAAGCAGTTTGCTATGCAGTGTGTTCACTGCAAGAAG CCCATCACCACTGGAGGTGTGACCTATCATGACCAGCCATGGCACAAGGACTGTTTCCTGTGTACCGGCTGTAAGCAGCAGCTGTCTGGCCAGCGCTTCACCTCCCGTGATGACTTTGCCTATTGCCTCAACTGCTTCTGTAACTTGTATGCCAAAAAATGTGCCTCCTGCACCACCCCCATTAGTG GACTTGGAGGCAGCAAGTACATCTCATTTGAAGAACGCCAGTGGCACAACGATTGTTTCAACTGCAAGAAGTGCTCAGTGTCACTGGTGGGCAGAGGTTTTCTGACTGAGAGAGATGACATCTTGTGCCCCGACTGTGGCAAAGACATCTGA